One segment of Spirochaetota bacterium DNA contains the following:
- a CDS encoding RES family NAD+ phosphorylase produces the protein MQVFRIAKTRYINDLTGSGAKAYGGRWNRKGYGVIYTSESRSLATLEYLVHVPLSIIPTGLSIACIEIPDDIIPKLISIDDLPLNWRDYPAPPGLAELGTDWVLSRDSLLLRIPSVIVENESNVLINPIHPEINNVAISRVESYTFDNRLTR, from the coding sequence ATGCAGGTTTTTCGCATCGCAAAGACACGATACATCAATGACTTGACTGGCTCAGGGGCGAAAGCATACGGAGGGAGGTGGAATCGTAAGGGTTATGGCGTTATTTATACCTCAGAAAGCAGATCCCTTGCAACATTAGAATATCTGGTTCATGTTCCTCTATCTATCATACCAACCGGTTTAAGCATTGCCTGCATTGAAATACCTGATGACATAATTCCCAAACTCATTTCAATAGATGATTTGCCTCTCAATTGGCGTGATTATCCCGCGCCTCCGGGATTAGCTGAGTTGGGAACTGATTGGGTTTTATCAAGGGACTCGCTCTTGCTTCGTATCCCTTCAGTTATTGTTGAGAATGAATCTAATGTGCTTATCAATCCAATCCATCCGGAAATAAATAATGTTGCCATTTCACGCGTTGAAAGCTATACCTTTGATAATCGCCTAACCAGATAA